In Gossypium hirsutum isolate 1008001.06 chromosome A10, Gossypium_hirsutum_v2.1, whole genome shotgun sequence, the DNA window TTATTTTGCCACTCAAACTGTTATTTGAAAGTAGAAGATTAGCTAAAGAGCTGCTCATGCGCAACTCTTCAGGTATTTCTCCAGACAAATCATTATGGGACAAGTCTAACATTTGTAATCTCCTCAAACCACCCAAACATGGAGGAATATCAGTTTTGAAGTCATTTTTCGACATGAACAATCCTTCCAAATGTGGAAAAAGTGAGCAAAAGTTCCTTGGAATATCATGATGTACTTTATTATTGGATATATCAAATACCTTCAGATTGAAACTAGGATGTGATGGTAAGAACAAAGGACCCACAATTGACGTATCTATCATGTAAAGTTGTTCCAATCGTGTATTATTCTCCAGCAACCAATGTGGGAACCTTATTCCGCCAAAATCGCAATAAGAAAGATCAACGTCTCTCAAATCATGTTGGAAATATAGGAAATTAGGAAGTTGTAGGTTCTCATGTTCTTCTATCATACAATTTGACATGCTGAATatcttaagttgaaattttggccACCATGTTTGGAAAGCAGTTGGCTCTGCGACCATATTGTTTTGATCGGCTAAAAGGACTTTAAGATCGGAGTGATTAGCAAAAGACCTGAATGACATTGGAACTTGAAGTTGATTATTTGAAAGGGAGAGGAATTGAAGCGTGGTGAGATTAACGAGGGGAGTGGAGGCAATATTTCCAGTGAAGTGATTGTTAGATATATCCAAATAGCGAAGAGATGTCAAGTTGTCCAAACATGGAGCAACTGCACCACCTAGAGCATTTCCATTGAGACTCAATTCCTCGAGATTGTTTAGATAACATAAACCTgtgaaaacaaattaaatataagatATGCAAAGTTGATTTGGAGGTTCTATGTGCATTTGGTTCAATAAAATTATACGTAGATCAAAGAAAACTTTGTAAAGAAAATCAACAAATCGCCCGTATTGTATATCTAAtcagaaaagaaaatgaatgttTAAAATAATGTAGTAATTGTATTACCTTGATGAGTAGGTAAAATGCCAACTAGAGCACAGCCAAACAAAGACAAGGTTTTGAGAGAAGGCAAGATGCTTATGCTTTGCAAAAAGTTGATGTCCAATGGAGTATAATCCAGGATTAGGTTCTCCACATTACTCAACACATGCAACTCTGtgtacattaaaataaatgatattaGTGTTATGTGATGTCTGGTACATATATTAATTTGTATAAAATTGatgaagtttttttttgaaagaattatGACAGGTTTTAACTCATAACTCACCTTGAGTAACTATGGTTTTGTCTAAAAAAGAATTCTCTCTTAAGAACAGGGTATCAACGGATGAAAATGGTTGTAGGAGTGATACAAGAGAAATGATTTGTACAGAATCCATATGTAGAATCTTTAGCTTTTTCAAGCATCTATTCCCTGTAGAAGTCACAAATATTGTAGTTAGCTtcattttcttaattaatccaGACTTTTTATAGGAAAAATAGAACTCGCTTTAGTTCGAACCTTTAGAAGTCACAAATCGATTTACCTGATTTGAGCTTAAGTCTAGAGTGTCTAAATTGCTCAGAGCACAAAATTCTGGAAGAATCACAGATAAAATTAGCCAAATTTCTGAAAGTAAGCAATATGGCATGATAAGACTATATATAAGATTATTTTGAAGTGATAAAAGCTATTTCTTTTACCTTTAAGATCTACTAACCCATTCAGTCGATTCAATCTCATATTCAAAGTCTTTAGATTTGAAAACCCACTTAACTTTTCCATTATACTGTTGTTGAACAGATTACTAGTCAAATCAATTTCTTCTAAATTGATCAAACTCAGTTGTCTTCCATTACCTGCATAAAATGGGTTTAATTTCAGCTTCAGAACATAGAGATAACAACATCTAATACTTGGAAACATAATTGAATGGGTGTAAATATATGTACCATGTATGCTCTCAATTCTATTATAACTTAAATCCAGCTTCTTCAAATTTGTCAAGTTATACAAGTCTGTTCAAATCCAATAAAAAGTCAGTTATTTTATAAGGAAAACAAATGAAAGAGAAACAAAGACAAGGATCTTACCTTGAAGATGAATTGTTCCTTCTAAATCATTTTGCTGAAGAATTAAAGTTGTTAAAGATGAAAGGCCACCCAAATGTAACAGGAAGTTGTTCTTCATATTGGTTGCAGTTAAATCAAGACTTTCTAAACTACCAAGTTTTGATAGCCACTCCAATGGTGCTACAAGTATTAAAATGAATATACAAAGATGATTAACTACACTAGAAATTAgagatattaaataatatattaaaattttaccattattgTGATTCGATCCTGGAAAAAGGTCATTTGCTCCTAAATTTAGAGACTTGAGAGTTGAGATTTTACTCAATGATGATAAAGTGCTATCATTTAGTCTATTGTTACTTAAGTCAAGAATCTCTAGATGTCTCAACTTGGATAGCTTTCCAAAACCTGCAGGAGAAAGAGATTTTATTTATGGAATTAGTcggttatatatatgtgtgtgtgtaaaCTCAAGTGGGAGAGCAAACAGTTAAAATGCAATGAATTATGTACCTTCATTGTCAACATATCCAACTAGGTTATTACCATAGAGATCAAGGCTCCTCAATTCTTCAAAGGGAAGAAACATCGAGACATTAAAGAGATTAGAATCCTTAATCTTCAAACGACCCCATAGAGAAGAGAGTTGAGTTACTCGTCGAGTGGTGATGTTGCACTCAACCCATTTCCATTCACAACAATCTGGACCCTCGCGTGAATACTCTATATCAGTCAAGAATTGCTGGAGTTGCAAGAGTGCAACACGCTCTTCATCCCAACATCCATCGCTCCACACTGCACCTTCTAAAGCCAACACACTTATCAACAGTAGCCTTAGCCATGTTGGCCCCATCATCTCAACTCAACGCACTCACTTGATATAAATGTCTAAATTAATGTTTATATGGCTTTTGAAATGACAAATAATGCTCCCTCAGCTACCTTTAAATAGATCATATATACACCCAGTGGAAGGCTAGTTTCTGCGAATTTTACTGAATTTGGAATTCCAGTTTTCTTCTTTATTTAGTAAGCCATCCAGAatattattcattaaaaaaaaagaatcatacAAAACATTTAAAAGAAATGAACTGACTTTATTCCAAGTTGCTAGACATCAGCATTTATCTAAATTTATGTAACATTTATTTTCTAAGATAAACATCAGCATTTACAACATtcctaaaattaaactaatctttttctttcatatttctcCTTTTTCTCTGAAAATCCCAAACCCTTCAAACCCCTTGTAATATTCACCGTGTCTTCTTCATACTTGAAAGAGACTTCAAATAAAGAAAATCCAACTATACATTTAAGGTATGctaggaaaaaaaattgaaaaaattaaaattaaaaggtaGAAAATATAAAGATggaatatattttttctttccatccattgcttggcaaagttaaaaaataagaaaaagaacataaaacaattgagaaatacataattttaatctaacatatttttctctcttattttctctCCTCATTATTCCAATTTGAAAAGATTAGTTTTTATGCATTAGGATTgaaaatgttatatattttttattttcttttctcctcatTATCTAACTATTGATGCGACTCGTCCTCGTAAGATGATTATGAGTCACAGGAGTTCCCTGtcaaaattaaagtatcaaaGGTAATGTGTTTTGTAATGGTTGAAAATGTGAATGGCAGGCTTTGAAAAGGTGGTTTGATGGATAATAAAGAAAGTGGAAGGATaagcttgaatttagtttaagggctcaagaatgaaccaatattATAGAGCAATATTGACCCAATCCTTATATTAGTACTTAAAACGAATGCaaaaaaaaggaaacaagaaCCGGACCCTCTATCTAGCAAGATAGGAACCAAGCGGCATAAAGGATGAACGTGTTGAAACAAAGTCAGCAGCAACACATAAATAACAACAAATTTGCTTAAGAACTAAAATGAAACCGAGAGCAAGAATGAAATAAACTTGAGCACAAAAATATGGATGAAAAATCAGCAGCTATCTCTATTGattgataatgaaaaataaatacaaaGTTTGCAAGTCAAATGACCATTACCTAATGATTTACCTACTCCCACTAATAATCAACTAatacaagttaaattttaaactaaagcAAGCTGATGTATCAGCCATTACATCCATTACATCAAAAATCCTACTAACTTAGATTACAAATTACAAACAAACTAAAGTTGGTTACATTGgaacaaaaagaacaaaaaatggtCCTAAGCTAGTTGCTGCATTCGGTTCTGCTCCACTACTGGTCTCCTTGTTGTCTTGCTGGCCatatgttgcattgcaggccaatgcttaacactcctccttggactgtatacAACACATACCAATCTTGTTTCTTAAATTCTCAAACCTTGCTGTATAAAGTGGCTTAGTCAAAATATCAGCCAATTAGTCTTGTGAGCTGTAATGAACAAGGCTAACTTCTCCTGTCTGCTCAGCCTCtctaacaaaatgaaatttaattttaaaatgcttaGTCTTGCCATGGAAGACTGGATTTTTAGCAATAGCCACTGCTGATTGATTGTCAACCTTAATTTCAGTAGGCTCAAGTTGCTCTTCATTAAGATCATATAGCaacttcctaagccaaatggcttgatttactGCTGCTGCTATGTATTCTGCTTCTGCAATGGATTGAGCAACAGTCTGTTGCTTCTTTGAACACCAGCAAAACATACTCGAGCCAAGGGTGAAAAAGTACCCTGATGTGTTTTTCATATTATCAATACAACCAGCCCAATCGCTATCTGAATAACCAACCAGCTTCagctctttttctttcttaaacAATAGACCAAGCCTCAAAGTTCCTTTAATGTATCTCAGCACCCTCTTGGCAGTCCTGAAATGCAGTACATTACAACAATGCATAAACCTAGCCAACAGACTCACAGCATGCATCAAGTCAGGTCTGGTTGCTGTTAAATAGAGTAAGCAACCTACTAAACTCCTATATTCCTTCTCATCGGCCCTTACATGATCACCAATGCTTGATAACTTCTCTCCTTGAGCTATTGGTGTGCTTACAGGCTTGTAATTTTGCATGCTAAGCTTGTTAAGTATCTTCAAGATGAATGCATGTTGGCTAATGAAAATCCCTCGATCAGTCTGGTTCACTT includes these proteins:
- the LOC107895563 gene encoding receptor-like protein 15 codes for the protein MGPTWLRLLLISVLALEGAVWSDGCWDEERVALLQLQQFLTDIEYSREGPDCCEWKWVECNITTRRVTQLSSLWGRLKIKDSNLFNVSMFLPFEELRSLDLYGNNLVGYVDNEGFGKLSKLRHLEILDLSNNRLNDSTLSSLSKISTLKSLNLGANDLFPGSNHNNAPLEWLSKLGSLESLDLTATNMKNNFLLHLGGLSSLTTLILQQNDLEGTIHLQDLYNLTNLKKLDLSYNRIESIHGNGRQLSLINLEEIDLTSNLFNNSIMEKLSGFSNLKTLNMRLNRLNGNLANFICDSSRILCSEQFRHSRLKLKSGNRCLKKLKILHMDSVQIISLVSLLQPFSSVDTLFLRENSFLDKTIVTQELHVLSNVENLILDYTPLDINFLQSISILPSLKTLSLFGCALVGILPTHQGLCYLNNLEELSLNGNALGGAVAPCLDNLTSLRYLDISNNHFTGNIASTPLVNLTTLQFLSLSNNQLQVPMSFRSFANHSDLKVLLADQNNMVAEPTAFQTWWPKFQLKIFSMSNCMIEEHENLQLPNFLYFQHDLRDVDLSYCDFGGIRFPHWLLENNTRLEQLYMIDTSIVGPLFLPSHPSFNLKVFDISNNKVHHDIPRNFCSLFPHLEGLFMSKNDFKTDIPPCLGGLRRLQMLDLSHNDLSGEIPEELRMSSSLANLLLSNNSLSGKIIPTVYHLIILLEELRLDGNKFEGEISYFSPISIKNLQVLDVSDNEISGELPTWLWDTISLKILDFSKNNFEGPITMQLCNLINLEFLDLSSNHLSGTIPSCSNLQRMRHLHLANNRLSGTLSNAIFTSSSLVTFDLSGNNFTGRIPNWISTLPNLSVLLLKENQFDGEFPLQLCKLQSLSILDFSRNKLSGHLPSCLSNLTLKPSEKSYVDSGGYVFDFFDDVMVDMGLTIYNLTGLVSVYRGYPFTYHEEEVPFSTKGVTYTYKGNILDLLSAIDLSCNQLTGIILPGFGNLSEIRGLNLSHNNLTGPIPSTFSKLKQIESLDLSYNNLSGRIPSELTEMTALEVFSVAHNNLLGRLPDRKNQFGTFDESNYEGNPLLCGPPLNKSCNGGDSPTAPNATSSEEEHGHIDMVDFFISFATSYAIIFLTTILVLHINPYWRRACFYFIEDRSIVCYFFIVDSLLKVSS